From a single Brassica rapa cultivar Chiifu-401-42 chromosome A01, CAAS_Brap_v3.01, whole genome shotgun sequence genomic region:
- the LOC103833877 gene encoding LRR receptor-like serine/threonine-protein kinase IOS1 — translation MRMMGFSMYLFVLLPQLFLRFGLAENPSGFTSLTCGAPMGTSFLEKATNITYSSDAPYIDTGIGRSIKSSYQSKSEQQTWYLRSFPQSSRSCYTFNLTTGDKYLIRAIFFHGGYDTRPSTKFDLHLGPNKWATVSTAEETKSETFEIIHILATSRLQVCLVKTEDSTPFISAIELRKLTSKAYANESGSLQTFLRADIGSFSKQSLRYGSGVYGADVFDRIWLPYNSENWSQIRTDNSVDNDNGFKVPENVMATASVPTDPDAHMNISLTGLHQTSRFYVCLHFSEIQELNPNDTRELKVMYNGRLIIEPFKPISFYTRSFFRDELGPNANGQCTFSLQKTASSTLPPLLNAMEVYMVNSLSQNETDTKEVDTMINIKLSCGINKVDPCVPRDYMWSGVNCSYIDSEQPKIISLNLTTHGLTGEIQESISNLSSLQVLDFSNNSLIGPVPEFLAHMTSLKVINLSSNLLYGSIPTSLLDKVQRGLVSLSIEGNPGICSSASCATTNKKKTKKKTMVIASVAASIFLILVIVLVILKRRAKLGRYPSSDHDDNNLQQCNNQSSSSEMANNMFTYEDLAQATDNFSNVNFIGQGGFGYVHKGVLPDGTEVAIKQLKAGSGQGEREFRAEIEIISRVHHRHLVSLLGYCVIGTQRLLVYEFLPNKTLEFHLHEKRRPLDWSKRMKIASGAARGLAYLHEDCNPKTIHRDVKAANVLIDDSYEAKLADEENIVDWAKPLMLQALNTGNYHGLVDPRLEKDFDISQIKRMVLCADACVQHSAKHRPKMSQIVRAFDKSISLDDLIQGVALGDITSYNLDGSSDYTSTEYKEDVKKFKRLVLESQTFGSSDLTSDNAQSSSGSFCIKSET, via the exons ATGAGAATGATGGGGTTTTCCATGTatctttttgttcttcttcCACAACTTTTCTTACGTTTTGGTCTTGCTGAAAATCcgtcag GATTCACCAGTTTAACTTGTGGTGCTCCGATGGGAACTAGCTTCCTAGAAAAAGCAACAAATATAACATACAGCTCTGATGCGCCTTACATCGATACCGGCATTGGCAGGAGCATCAAATCATCGTACCAGAGCAAATCAGAGCAACAAACATG GTACCTCCGGAGTTTTCCACAGAGCTCTAGAAGCTGCTATACCTTCAACCTGACCACAGGCGATAAGTATCTGATCAGGGCCATTTTCTTCCATGGTGGTTATGACACAAGACCCTCTACTAAGTTCGATCTCCACCTCGGGCCTAACAAATGGGCGACAGTTTCAACCGCCGAGGAGACCAAGTCTGAAACATTTGAAATCATACACATATTGGCCACTAGCAGGTTACAAGTCTGTCTCGTCAAAACAGAGGATTCAACGCCATTCATCTCCGCTATAGAGCTGCGTAAACTCACCAGCAAAGCGTACGCGAACGAGTCGGGGTCCTTGCAGACTTTCTTGAGAGCAGACATTGGCTCCTTCTCTAAACAATCTTTAAG gtACGGATCTGGTGTCTATGGAGCAGATGTCTTTGATCGTATTTGGCTGCCATACAACTCCGAAAACTGGTCACAGATTAGAACCGATAATAGTGTAGACAACGATAATGGATTTAAGGTGCCAGAAAATGTTATGGCCACGGCCTCTGTTCCAACAGACCCGGACGCTCATATGAACATTTCGCTAACCGGTTTGCACCAGACATCACGGTTCTACGTCTGCCTACACTTCTCAGAGATCCAAGAGCTCAATCCCAACGACACCAGAGAGTTAAAGGTGATGTACAACGGAAGACTCATCATAGAGCCCTTTAAGCCAATAAGTTTCTATACTAGATCCTTTTTCCGAGATGAACTCGGTCCGAACGCAAATGGACAGTGCACATTTTCGCTTCAAAAGACTGCGAGTTCCACACTGCCTCCTCTGCTCAACGCCATGGAGGTTTACATGGTGAACTCTTTATCGCAGAATGAAACCGATACAAAAGAag TTGATACGATGATAAACATCAAGTTGAGTTGCGGCATCAATAAGGTTGATCCATGCGTACCGCGGGATTACATGTGGTCTGGTGTTAACTGCAGTTACATTGACAGTGAGCAACCAAAGATCATTTCATT GAACTTGACTACCCATGGCTTAACCGGGGAGATACAGGAATCCATATCAAACCTAAGTAGTTTACAAGTTCT TGATTTTTCTAACAACAGCCTGATTGGTCCGGTCCCGGAATTCCTAGCTCATATGACAAGTTTAAAAGTCAT AAATCTGTCAAGCAATTTGCTATATGGTTCAATTCCTACGAGTCTCCTAGATAAAGTGCAAAGAGGATTGGTTTCACTGAG CATCGAAGGAAATCCTGGGATATGTTCCTCTGCTTCATGCGCAACCACaaacaagaagaagacgaagaagaagaccaTGGTTATTGCATCAGTTGCAGCATCAATATTTTTGATCTTAGTCATTGTTTTAGTTATCCTCAAGAGgagagccaagcttggtcgttATCCCAGTTCTG ATCATGATGATAATAATCTTCAGCAGTGCAATAATCAAAGTAGCTCCTCAGAAATGGCAAACAACATGTTCACATATGAAGACTTGGCGCAAGCGACCGATAACTTCTCCAATGTCAACTTCATTGGCCAAGGCGGGTTTGGTTATGTTCATAAAGGAGTTCTTCCCGATGGAACGGAGGTTGCGATTAAGCAGCTTAAAGCTGGAAGCGGACAAGGGGAACGGGAGTTTCGGGCAGAGATAGAGATTATAAGTAGAGTCCATCATAGGCATCTTGTGTCCCTCCTTGGTTACTGCGTAATCGGAACTCAAAGATTGCTTGTCTATGAGTTTTTGCCCAATAAAACGCTGGAGTTTCATTTGCATG AAAAAAGGAGACCATTGGATTGGTCAAAGAGGATGAAGATTGCTTCCGGAGCAGCTAGAGGATTGGCATACTTACATGAAGACT GTAACCCTAAAACTATACACCGTGATGTAAAGGCTGCTAATGTTCTTATCGATGATAGCTACGAGGCAAag TTAGCAGATGAAGAAAACATCGTTGATTGG GCAAAGCCTCTTATGTTACAAGCCTTAAACACTGGAAACTACCATGGTCTTGTTGACCCGAGACTGGAGAAAGATTTTGACATTAGCCAAATCAAGAGAATGGTTCTCTGCGCTGATGCTTGTGTCCAACATTCAGCAAAGCACCGACCAAAAATGAGCCAG ATAGTTCGAGCATTTGACAAGAGCATATCTCTAGATGACCTAATCCAAGGGGTTGCTCTAGGAGACATCACTAGTTACAACTTAGACGGGAGCTCAGATTATACCTCAACGGAGTACAAAGAAGACGTGAAGAAATTCAAGAGATTGGTACTTGAAAGCCAAACATTTGGTAGCAGCGATTTGACCAGTGACAATGCTCAGAGCTCATCAGGCTCCTTCTGCATCAAATCTGAGACGTAG